The Apium graveolens cultivar Ventura chromosome 6, ASM990537v1, whole genome shotgun sequence genome contains a region encoding:
- the LOC141668311 gene encoding tRNA-dihydrouridine(47) synthase [NAD(P)(+)]-like isoform X2, with the protein MSTLLPEPNTNGSDPMALQPENLGDPNAAKDTEKPLATAEELIAKAIAPVKQQFLCHNPIKSSIQQPSNDVVLDTKPSSNASVVKEKKSKRQAKRERKQEQKSVLHLCPVIAKSGNLSSCQYGDKCRFSHDVDGFKSEKPVDLEGNCPFLKEEGPCPYGLACRFFGTHKADTGTISTQTRESETNGLRKDVQKLLWKNKMKFPKADAQLKILGLLANSKKKDLADDEEEDLTVSTASHVNEGNGCAEVDMSIRSDCCTEVVEEDVKIYDTSMPDELRPLKKAKASINESQSCEVNNGSSVQEKDLEECVKPTSTDSHIATETDKSLKTHAREKKLIDFSDKLYLAPLTTVGNLPFRRVCKVLGADVTCGEMAMCTNLLQGQASEWALLRRHSSEDIFGVQICGAYPDTVSRAVELIDQECTVDFIDINMGCPIDLVVNKGAGSALLTKPVRIKNVLQVASGTVDKPITVKVRTGYFEGRNRVEGLINDISNWGASAITIHGRSRQQRYSKLPDWEYVYGCARKAPDALQVIGNGDVYSYLDWNKHKTACPNLSTLMIARGALMKPWIFTEIKEQRHWDISSAERLNILKDYVHVGLEHWGSDSKGVETTRHFLLEWLSYTYRYIPVGVLDVVPAQLNWRSPSYFGRDDLETLMASDSAADWIKISEMLLGKVPAGFTFSPKHKSNSHDRAENG; encoded by the exons ATGTCTACGCTTCTTCCTGAACCAAACACAAACGGGTCGGATCCTATGGCACTCCAACCCGAAAATCTTGGTGACCCAAATGCAGCTAAAGATACAGAGAAGCCATTAGCTACGGCTGAAGAGCTTATAGCAAAAGCCATAGCTCCTGTAAAGCAACAATTTTTATGTCATAATCCCATTAAATCTTCAATTCAACAACCCAGTAACGACGTCGTTTTGGATACCAAGCCTTCTTCAAATGCCTCTGTTGTTAAAGAGAAGAAATCTAAACGCCAGGCCAAGAGGGAACGTAAACAG GAGCAGAAGTCTGTCCTTCATTTATGTCCTGTGATTGCAAAATCTGGAAATCTTAGTTCATGTCAATATGGAGACAAGTGCCGTTTCAGCCATGATGTAGATGGTTTTAAGTCTGAG AAACCAGTGGATTTGGAGGGAAATTGTCCTTTTTTAAAGGAGGAAGGTCCATGCCCTTATGGGCTGGCCTGTAGATTTTTTGGTACACATAAAGCTGATACTGGGACAATCAGTACTCAAACAAGGGAATCTGAGACTAACGGACTGAGaaaagatgttcagaagctctTGTGGAAAAACAAAATGAAATTTCCCAAGGCTGATGCCCAACTGAAAATACTCGGACTTTTG GCTAATTCAAAGAAGAAAGATTTGGcagatgatgaagaagaggaTCTTACAGTTTCAACTGCTTCACATGTTAATGAAGGAAATGGTTGTGCTGAAGTGGACATGAGTATTAGATCTGACTGTTGTACTGAAGTGGTAGAAGAAGATGTCAAGATATATGACACTTCTATGCCTGATGAGCTCAGACCTTTAAAAAAAGCCAAGGCATCAATCAATGAAAGTCAGTCATGTGAAGTAAATAATG GTTCAAGTGTCCAGGAGAAAGATCTAGAGGAGTGCGTGAAACCTACAAGTACAGACAGCCATATTGCTACCGAAACAGACAAAAGCCTAAAAACACACGCTCGAGAAAAGAAACTTATTGATTTTAGTGACAAGCTCTATCTTGCACCTCTTACAACTGTTGGAAATCTTCCTTTTCGAAGGGTTTGCAAGGTGTTAGGTGCTGATGTAACATGTGGTGAGATGGCAATGTGCACCAACCTCTTACAG GGCCAAGCATCTGAATGGGCTCTTCTTAGACGACATTCTTCAGAGGATATTTTTGGTGTCCAAATCTGTGGGGCATATCCAGATACGGTTTCACGAGCTGTTGAACTTATAGATCAGGAGTGCACTGtggatttcattgatattaatatgGGGTGTCCAATTGACCTTGTAGTTAACAAGGGTGCTGGGTCAGCTCTTCTTACGAAACCAGTGAGAATAAAAAATGTCTTACAGGTAGCTTCAGGCACTGTGGACAAGCCGATAACCGTCAAG GTACGAACAGGATACTTTGAGGGGAGAAACCGTGTTGAGGGTTTAATAAATGATATTAGTAACTGGGGAGCTAGTGCTATAACTATACATGGCCGATCACGTCAGCAACGATATAGCAAGCTTCCCGATTGGGAGTACGTGTACGGTTGTGCTAGAAAAGCTCCTGATGCATTACAAGTCATAGGAAACGGGGATGTTTATTCTTATTTAGATTGGAACAAGCACAAGACTGCCTGCCCCAACCTTTCCACACTCATGATTGCTCGAGGTGCACTGATGAAG CCCTGGATTTTTACTGAAATTAAGGAACAGAGGCATTGGGATATCAGTTCTGCAGAGAGACTCAACATATTAAAAGATTATGTGCATGTTGGCCTTGAACATTGGGGCTCTGATTCAAAAG GTGTAGAGACAACAAGACATTTCTTGCTAGAATGGCTTAGTTACACATATAGATATATTCCAGTTGGTGTACTAGATGTCGTCCCTGCTCAACTAAATTGGCGGTCCCCTTCATACTTCGGTCGTGATGATCTTGAGACCTTAATGGCCTCCGATTCTGCTGCAGACTGG ATCAAGATATCTGAGATGTTGCTGGGCAAGGTTCCAGCTGGATTTACATTTTCACCAAAACATAAATCAAATTCTCATGACCGTGCAGAAAATGGCTGA
- the LOC141668311 gene encoding tRNA-dihydrouridine(47) synthase [NAD(P)(+)]-like isoform X1 produces MSTLLPEPNTNGSDPMALQPENLGDPNAAKDTEKPLATAEELIAKAIAPVKQQFLCHNPIKSSIQQPSNDVVLDTKPSSNASVVKEKKSKRQAKRERKQEQKSVLHLCPVIAKSGNLSSCQYGDKCRFSHDVDGFKSEKPVDLEGNCPFLKEEGPCPYGLACRFFGTHKADTGTISTQTRESETNGLRKDVQKLLWKNKMKFPKADAQLKILGLLQKQANSKKKDLADDEEEDLTVSTASHVNEGNGCAEVDMSIRSDCCTEVVEEDVKIYDTSMPDELRPLKKAKASINESQSCEVNNGSSVQEKDLEECVKPTSTDSHIATETDKSLKTHAREKKLIDFSDKLYLAPLTTVGNLPFRRVCKVLGADVTCGEMAMCTNLLQGQASEWALLRRHSSEDIFGVQICGAYPDTVSRAVELIDQECTVDFIDINMGCPIDLVVNKGAGSALLTKPVRIKNVLQVASGTVDKPITVKVRTGYFEGRNRVEGLINDISNWGASAITIHGRSRQQRYSKLPDWEYVYGCARKAPDALQVIGNGDVYSYLDWNKHKTACPNLSTLMIARGALMKPWIFTEIKEQRHWDISSAERLNILKDYVHVGLEHWGSDSKGVETTRHFLLEWLSYTYRYIPVGVLDVVPAQLNWRSPSYFGRDDLETLMASDSAADWIKISEMLLGKVPAGFTFSPKHKSNSHDRAENG; encoded by the exons ATGTCTACGCTTCTTCCTGAACCAAACACAAACGGGTCGGATCCTATGGCACTCCAACCCGAAAATCTTGGTGACCCAAATGCAGCTAAAGATACAGAGAAGCCATTAGCTACGGCTGAAGAGCTTATAGCAAAAGCCATAGCTCCTGTAAAGCAACAATTTTTATGTCATAATCCCATTAAATCTTCAATTCAACAACCCAGTAACGACGTCGTTTTGGATACCAAGCCTTCTTCAAATGCCTCTGTTGTTAAAGAGAAGAAATCTAAACGCCAGGCCAAGAGGGAACGTAAACAG GAGCAGAAGTCTGTCCTTCATTTATGTCCTGTGATTGCAAAATCTGGAAATCTTAGTTCATGTCAATATGGAGACAAGTGCCGTTTCAGCCATGATGTAGATGGTTTTAAGTCTGAG AAACCAGTGGATTTGGAGGGAAATTGTCCTTTTTTAAAGGAGGAAGGTCCATGCCCTTATGGGCTGGCCTGTAGATTTTTTGGTACACATAAAGCTGATACTGGGACAATCAGTACTCAAACAAGGGAATCTGAGACTAACGGACTGAGaaaagatgttcagaagctctTGTGGAAAAACAAAATGAAATTTCCCAAGGCTGATGCCCAACTGAAAATACTCGGACTTTTG caaaaacaGGCTAATTCAAAGAAGAAAGATTTGGcagatgatgaagaagaggaTCTTACAGTTTCAACTGCTTCACATGTTAATGAAGGAAATGGTTGTGCTGAAGTGGACATGAGTATTAGATCTGACTGTTGTACTGAAGTGGTAGAAGAAGATGTCAAGATATATGACACTTCTATGCCTGATGAGCTCAGACCTTTAAAAAAAGCCAAGGCATCAATCAATGAAAGTCAGTCATGTGAAGTAAATAATG GTTCAAGTGTCCAGGAGAAAGATCTAGAGGAGTGCGTGAAACCTACAAGTACAGACAGCCATATTGCTACCGAAACAGACAAAAGCCTAAAAACACACGCTCGAGAAAAGAAACTTATTGATTTTAGTGACAAGCTCTATCTTGCACCTCTTACAACTGTTGGAAATCTTCCTTTTCGAAGGGTTTGCAAGGTGTTAGGTGCTGATGTAACATGTGGTGAGATGGCAATGTGCACCAACCTCTTACAG GGCCAAGCATCTGAATGGGCTCTTCTTAGACGACATTCTTCAGAGGATATTTTTGGTGTCCAAATCTGTGGGGCATATCCAGATACGGTTTCACGAGCTGTTGAACTTATAGATCAGGAGTGCACTGtggatttcattgatattaatatgGGGTGTCCAATTGACCTTGTAGTTAACAAGGGTGCTGGGTCAGCTCTTCTTACGAAACCAGTGAGAATAAAAAATGTCTTACAGGTAGCTTCAGGCACTGTGGACAAGCCGATAACCGTCAAG GTACGAACAGGATACTTTGAGGGGAGAAACCGTGTTGAGGGTTTAATAAATGATATTAGTAACTGGGGAGCTAGTGCTATAACTATACATGGCCGATCACGTCAGCAACGATATAGCAAGCTTCCCGATTGGGAGTACGTGTACGGTTGTGCTAGAAAAGCTCCTGATGCATTACAAGTCATAGGAAACGGGGATGTTTATTCTTATTTAGATTGGAACAAGCACAAGACTGCCTGCCCCAACCTTTCCACACTCATGATTGCTCGAGGTGCACTGATGAAG CCCTGGATTTTTACTGAAATTAAGGAACAGAGGCATTGGGATATCAGTTCTGCAGAGAGACTCAACATATTAAAAGATTATGTGCATGTTGGCCTTGAACATTGGGGCTCTGATTCAAAAG GTGTAGAGACAACAAGACATTTCTTGCTAGAATGGCTTAGTTACACATATAGATATATTCCAGTTGGTGTACTAGATGTCGTCCCTGCTCAACTAAATTGGCGGTCCCCTTCATACTTCGGTCGTGATGATCTTGAGACCTTAATGGCCTCCGATTCTGCTGCAGACTGG ATCAAGATATCTGAGATGTTGCTGGGCAAGGTTCCAGCTGGATTTACATTTTCACCAAAACATAAATCAAATTCTCATGACCGTGCAGAAAATGGCTGA